Proteins encoded by one window of Serratia nevei:
- the fabY gene encoding fatty acid biosynthesis protein FabY: MYHLRVPVTEQELKEYYQFRWEMLRKPLHQPVGSEKDAYDAMAHHQMVVDEAGKIVAIGRLYINADNEAAIRFLAVDPTLQDKGLGTLVAMTLESVARQEGVKRVVCSAREDAVDFFAKLGFVNQGEITAPQTTPIRHFLMIKPVATLDDILHRPDWCGQLQQAWYEHIPLSEKMGVRISQYTGQRFVTTMPEIGNQNPHHTLFAGSLFSLATLTAWGLIWLLLRERHLGGTIILADAHIRYSKPITGRPRAVADLGSLSGDLARLARGRRARVHAEVHLFGDEDKGAVFEGTYMVLPAEPDVPLDKGGSEALEE; the protein is encoded by the coding sequence ATGTATCACCTACGAGTACCCGTAACAGAGCAAGAACTGAAGGAGTATTACCAGTTTCGCTGGGAAATGCTGCGCAAGCCGCTGCACCAGCCGGTGGGTTCGGAAAAGGATGCCTATGACGCCATGGCCCATCACCAAATGGTGGTGGACGAGGCCGGTAAAATCGTCGCCATCGGGCGGCTGTACATCAATGCCGACAACGAGGCGGCGATCCGTTTTCTGGCGGTAGATCCGACGCTGCAGGATAAAGGGCTGGGGACGCTGGTGGCGATGACGCTGGAGTCCGTTGCGCGGCAGGAGGGCGTGAAGCGGGTGGTGTGTAGCGCCCGTGAGGACGCGGTGGACTTCTTCGCCAAGCTGGGGTTCGTCAATCAGGGGGAGATCACTGCGCCGCAGACCACCCCGATCCGCCACTTTTTGATGATCAAACCGGTAGCGACGCTGGACGATATCCTGCATCGCCCCGACTGGTGCGGCCAACTGCAGCAGGCTTGGTATGAACATATCCCGCTGAGCGAAAAGATGGGCGTGCGCATCAGCCAATACACCGGCCAGCGCTTCGTCACCACCATGCCGGAAATCGGCAACCAGAATCCACACCATACGCTGTTCGCCGGCAGCCTGTTCTCGCTGGCGACGCTGACCGCCTGGGGGCTGATTTGGCTGCTGCTGCGCGAGCGCCATCTCGGCGGCACCATCATTCTGGCGGACGCGCACATTCGCTACAGCAAACCGATCACCGGCAGGCCGCGGGCGGTGGCGGATCTCGGCTCGCTGAGCGGCGATTTGGCGCGTCTGGCGCGCGGCCGCCGCGCGCGCGTACACGCCGAAGTGCATCTGTTCGGCGACGAGGATAAAGGCGCGGTGTTCGAAGGCACCTACATGGTGTTGCCGGCCGAGCCGGATGTGCCGTTGGATAAGGGCGGTTCTGAAGCGCTGGAAGAATAA
- the dtd gene encoding D-aminoacyl-tRNA deacylase — protein sequence MIALIQRVLNASVTVGGETVGKIGPGLLVLLGVEQGDNEQKAQRLCERVLGYRIFGDENDKMNLNVQQAGGSVLVVSQFTLAADTQKGMRPSFSRGAAPQEADRLYQYFVGQCRERGVETQTGEFAADMQVALVNDGPVTFWLQV from the coding sequence ATGATTGCGTTGATTCAACGGGTGTTAAACGCCAGCGTCACGGTGGGTGGCGAGACGGTAGGCAAGATTGGCCCCGGTTTGTTAGTGTTATTGGGCGTGGAGCAGGGCGATAACGAGCAAAAAGCGCAGCGCCTGTGCGAACGCGTGTTGGGATACCGCATTTTCGGCGACGAGAACGACAAGATGAATCTCAACGTCCAGCAGGCCGGGGGCAGCGTGCTGGTCGTTTCGCAGTTCACCCTGGCGGCGGACACCCAAAAGGGCATGCGGCCCAGCTTCTCGCGCGGTGCTGCGCCGCAGGAAGCCGATCGGTTGTATCAATATTTTGTTGGCCAGTGCCGCGAACGCGGCGTAGAGACCCAGACCGGCGAGTTCGCCGCCGACATGCAGGTGGCGCTGGTCAACGATGGTCCGGTGACATTCTGGCTACAGGTCTAA
- a CDS encoding virulence factor BrkB family protein, translating into MSFFRRKKLPSAIKPGVTFGRLLYQRIDHDGLTMLAGHLAYVSLLSLVPLVTVVFALFAAFPMFSDISEQLKSFIFSNFVPAAGNVIQNYLEQFVANSNKMTAVGTCGLIVTALLLISSVDSVLNTIWRSKNKRPIVFSFAVYWMVLTLGPLLVGASMAISSYLLSLNWLAQTGVNGLVDQVLRIFPLILSCISFWLLYCIVPTVRVPPKDALIGAVVAGLLFELGKKGFALYVTMFPSYQLIYGVLAVIPILFLWVYWSWCIVLLGAEITVTIGEYRDYRRQKAEQQEQKPEGQQE; encoded by the coding sequence ATGTCGTTTTTCCGCCGCAAGAAGCTGCCCTCTGCGATTAAGCCCGGCGTCACCTTCGGACGGTTGCTGTACCAGCGTATCGATCACGATGGCCTGACGATGTTGGCGGGCCATCTCGCCTATGTTTCCCTGCTGTCGCTGGTGCCGCTGGTCACCGTGGTGTTCGCGCTGTTCGCCGCTTTCCCGATGTTTTCCGACATCAGCGAACAGCTGAAGAGCTTCATCTTTTCCAATTTCGTGCCGGCCGCCGGCAACGTCATACAGAACTACCTGGAACAGTTCGTCGCCAACTCCAACAAGATGACCGCCGTCGGCACCTGCGGGCTGATCGTCACCGCGCTGCTGCTGATCTCCTCGGTGGACAGCGTGCTGAACACCATCTGGCGCAGCAAGAACAAGCGGCCGATCGTCTTCTCCTTCGCCGTGTACTGGATGGTGCTGACGCTGGGGCCGCTGCTGGTGGGTGCCAGCATGGCCATCAGCTCCTACCTGCTGTCGCTCAACTGGCTGGCACAGACCGGCGTCAACGGTTTGGTGGATCAGGTGCTGCGCATCTTCCCGCTGATTTTGTCGTGCATCTCCTTCTGGCTGCTGTATTGCATCGTGCCGACGGTGCGGGTGCCGCCCAAAGACGCGCTGATTGGCGCGGTGGTGGCCGGATTGCTGTTCGAGCTGGGCAAGAAGGGATTCGCGCTGTACGTCACCATGTTCCCCTCCTATCAGCTGATTTACGGCGTGCTGGCGGTGATCCCGATTTTATTCCTGTGGGTCTACTGGAGCTGGTGTATCGTGTTACTCGGCGCGGAAATCACCGTGACCATCGGCGAATACCGCGACTACCGCCGGCAGAAGGCGGAGCAACAGGAACAGAAACCAGAAGGGCAGCAGGAATGA
- the yihX gene encoding glucose-1-phosphatase, which translates to MLYIFDLGNVIVDIDFKRVLGVWSNLSGTPLAVLSDRFTMGEVFQQHERGEISDEDFAGKLCDEMGIALSFEQFATGWQAVFVALRPEVIDIMQRLRNEGHRVVVLSNTNRLHCNYWPQHYPEVAAAADHLYLSQDLGMRKPEADIYQHVLAAENTAAADAVFFDDHPANVLAAQALGIKTVHVTDRDVVPAYFAQ; encoded by the coding sequence ATGCTGTATATCTTTGATTTAGGTAATGTGATCGTCGATATCGATTTCAAGCGTGTGCTGGGCGTGTGGAGCAATTTGAGCGGCACGCCGTTGGCGGTGCTGTCCGATCGTTTCACCATGGGTGAGGTATTCCAGCAACATGAACGCGGTGAAATCAGCGACGAAGACTTCGCCGGCAAGCTGTGCGATGAAATGGGCATCGCGCTCAGCTTCGAGCAATTCGCCACCGGCTGGCAGGCGGTATTTGTCGCGCTGCGCCCGGAAGTGATCGACATCATGCAGCGCCTGCGCAACGAGGGTCACCGGGTGGTGGTGCTGTCGAACACCAACCGTCTGCACTGCAACTACTGGCCGCAGCACTATCCTGAAGTGGCCGCCGCCGCCGATCATCTTTATCTGTCGCAAGATCTCGGCATGCGCAAGCCGGAGGCCGATATCTATCAACATGTGCTGGCTGCGGAAAACACCGCCGCCGCCGACGCGGTGTTCTTCGACGATCACCCGGCGAACGTCCTCGCCGCGCAGGCGCTGGGGATCAAGACGGTGCACGTCACCGATCGCGACGTGGTGCCGGCCTATTTTGCCCAATGA
- the typA gene encoding ribosome-dependent GTPase TypA: MIENLRNIAIIAHVDHGKTTLVDKLLQQSGTFGERAEATERVMDSNDLEKERGITILAKNTAINWNGYRINIVDTPGHADFGGEVERVMSMVDSVLLVVDAMDGPMPQTRFVTKKAFANGLKPIVVINKVDRPGARPDWVVDQVFDLFVNLDATDEQLDFPIIYASALNGIAGVDHTDMAEDMTPLYQAIVDHVSAPQVELEAPFQMQISQLDYNNYLGVIGIGRIKRGKVKPNQQVTIIDSEGKTRNGKVGKVLGHLGLERIDSTLAEAGDIIAITGLGELNISDTICDTNAVEALPALSVDEPTVTMFFNVNTSPFCGKEGKYVTSRQILDRLNKELVHNVALRVEETDDADAFRVSGRGELHLSVLIENMRREGFELAVSRPKVIFREIDGRKQEPFENVTLDIEEQHQGSVMQAMGERKADLKNMDPDGKGRVRLDYVIPSRGLIGFRNEFMTMTSGTGLLYSTFSHYDDVRPGEVGQRQNGVLISNGQGKAVAFALFGLQDRGKLFLGHGAEVYEGQIIGIHSRSNDLTVNCLTGKKLTNMRASGTDEATTLVPAIKMTLEQALEFIDDDELVEVTPTSIRIRKRHLTENDRKRASRGPKDA, encoded by the coding sequence GTGATCGAAAATTTGCGTAACATCGCCATTATTGCCCACGTTGACCATGGTAAAACCACCCTGGTTGATAAGCTGCTGCAACAATCCGGTACTTTCGGAGAGCGTGCGGAAGCGACCGAACGCGTAATGGACTCCAACGATTTGGAGAAAGAGCGTGGGATTACCATCCTCGCAAAAAACACCGCCATTAATTGGAACGGTTACCGTATCAACATCGTGGATACCCCAGGACACGCCGACTTCGGCGGCGAGGTAGAGCGCGTGATGTCGATGGTTGACTCGGTGCTGCTGGTTGTGGATGCAATGGATGGCCCTATGCCGCAAACCCGCTTCGTGACCAAGAAGGCCTTCGCCAACGGTCTGAAGCCGATCGTGGTCATCAACAAGGTTGACCGTCCTGGCGCGCGCCCTGACTGGGTTGTGGATCAGGTGTTCGACCTGTTCGTGAACCTCGACGCGACCGACGAGCAGCTCGACTTCCCGATCATCTACGCTTCTGCGCTGAACGGCATCGCCGGCGTCGACCACACCGACATGGCGGAAGACATGACCCCGCTGTATCAGGCGATCGTCGACCACGTGTCTGCGCCGCAGGTTGAGCTGGAAGCGCCATTCCAGATGCAGATCTCCCAGTTGGACTACAACAACTACCTGGGCGTTATCGGCATTGGCCGCATCAAGCGCGGTAAAGTGAAGCCGAACCAGCAGGTCACCATCATCGACAGCGAAGGTAAAACTCGCAACGGTAAAGTGGGCAAAGTGCTGGGCCACCTGGGTCTGGAGCGTATCGACAGCACCCTGGCGGAAGCGGGCGACATCATCGCCATCACCGGCCTGGGCGAGCTGAACATCTCCGACACCATCTGCGACACCAACGCCGTAGAAGCGCTGCCGGCGCTGTCCGTCGACGAGCCGACCGTAACCATGTTCTTCAACGTCAACACCTCGCCGTTCTGCGGTAAAGAAGGTAAGTACGTAACGTCGCGTCAGATCCTTGATCGTCTGAACAAAGAGCTGGTACACAACGTAGCGCTGCGCGTTGAAGAAACCGACGATGCGGACGCCTTCCGCGTATCCGGCCGTGGCGAACTGCACCTGTCGGTGCTGATCGAAAATATGCGTCGCGAAGGTTTCGAGCTGGCGGTTTCCCGTCCGAAAGTTATCTTCCGTGAAATCGATGGCCGCAAGCAGGAGCCATTCGAGAACGTAACGCTGGATATCGAAGAGCAGCATCAGGGTTCCGTGATGCAGGCGATGGGTGAGCGTAAAGCCGACCTGAAAAACATGGATCCGGACGGTAAGGGCCGCGTGCGTCTCGACTACGTGATCCCAAGCCGCGGTCTGATCGGCTTCCGTAACGAATTCATGACCATGACTTCGGGTACCGGCCTGCTGTACTCCACCTTCAGCCACTACGACGACGTGCGTCCGGGCGAAGTGGGCCAGCGTCAGAACGGCGTGCTGATCTCCAACGGCCAGGGCAAAGCGGTAGCGTTCGCGCTGTTCGGCCTGCAGGATCGCGGCAAGCTGTTCCTGGGCCACGGTGCAGAAGTGTATGAAGGCCAGATCATCGGTATTCACTCACGCTCTAACGACCTGACCGTAAACTGCCTGACCGGTAAGAAGCTGACCAACATGCGTGCTTCCGGTACTGACGAAGCGACTACCCTGGTTCCGGCCATCAAAATGACCCTGGAGCAAGCTCTGGAGTTCATTGATGACGACGAACTGGTAGAAGTGACGCCAACCTCGATCCGTATCCGTAAGCGTCACCTGACGGAAAACGATCGTAAGCGTGCCAGCCGCGGTCCTAAAGACGCTTAA
- the glnA gene encoding glutamate--ammonia ligase, translated as MSAEHVLTMLNEHEVKFVDLRFTDTKGKEQHVTIPAHQVNADFFEEGKMFDGSSIGGWKGINESDMVLMPDASTAVLDPFFEEPTLIIRCDILEPGTMQGYDRDPRSISKRAEDFLRSSGIADTVLFGPEPEFFLFDDIRFGSSIRGSHVAIDDIEGAWNSGTKYDGGNKGHRPAVKGGYFPVPPVDSSQDLRSTMCLTMEEMGLVVEAHHHEVATAGQNEVATRFNTMTKKADEIQIYKYVVHNVAHAFGKTATFMPKPMFGDNGSGMHCHMSLSKNGTNLFAGDKYGGLSETALFYIGGIIKHAKAINALANPTTNSYKRLVPGYEAPVMLAYSARNRSASIRIPVVSSPKARRIEARFPDPAANPYLCFAALLMAGLDGIINKIHPGDAMDKNLYDLPPEEEAEIPKVAGSLDEAMAALNEDREFLTRGGVFTDDAIDAYIELRKEEMDRVRMTPHPVEFELYYSV; from the coding sequence ATGTCCGCTGAACACGTTTTGACGATGCTGAATGAGCATGAAGTGAAATTCGTAGACCTGCGTTTCACTGACACCAAGGGTAAGGAACAGCACGTGACTATCCCGGCTCACCAGGTAAACGCCGACTTCTTCGAAGAAGGTAAAATGTTTGACGGCTCCTCTATCGGTGGTTGGAAGGGCATCAACGAATCTGACATGGTGCTGATGCCGGACGCCAGCACGGCGGTTCTGGATCCGTTCTTCGAAGAACCTACGCTGATCATTCGCTGCGACATTCTCGAGCCGGGCACCATGCAAGGCTACGATCGCGACCCGCGCTCCATCTCCAAACGCGCCGAAGACTTCCTGCGCTCCTCCGGCATCGCGGATACCGTGCTGTTCGGGCCAGAGCCTGAGTTCTTCCTGTTCGACGACATCCGCTTCGGCAGCAGCATCCGCGGTTCCCACGTGGCCATCGACGACATCGAAGGCGCCTGGAACTCCGGTACAAAATACGACGGCGGCAACAAAGGCCACCGTCCGGCGGTGAAAGGCGGTTACTTCCCGGTTCCACCGGTCGACTCTTCGCAGGATCTGCGTTCCACCATGTGTCTGACCATGGAAGAGATGGGCCTGGTGGTTGAAGCGCACCACCACGAAGTGGCAACCGCCGGTCAGAACGAAGTGGCAACCCGCTTCAACACCATGACCAAGAAAGCCGACGAAATTCAGATCTACAAATACGTGGTGCACAACGTGGCGCACGCCTTCGGCAAAACCGCGACCTTCATGCCGAAGCCTATGTTCGGCGACAACGGTTCCGGCATGCACTGCCACATGTCGCTGTCCAAGAACGGCACCAACCTGTTCGCCGGCGACAAATACGGCGGCCTGTCTGAAACCGCGCTGTTCTACATCGGCGGCATCATCAAGCACGCCAAAGCGATCAACGCCCTGGCCAACCCGACCACCAACTCGTACAAGCGTCTGGTGCCAGGCTACGAAGCGCCGGTGATGCTGGCTTACTCCGCCCGTAACCGCTCCGCGTCCATCCGTATCCCGGTGGTCTCCAGCCCGAAAGCGCGCCGCATCGAAGCCCGCTTCCCGGATCCGGCGGCTAACCCATACCTGTGCTTCGCCGCGCTGCTGATGGCCGGCCTGGACGGCATCATCAACAAGATCCACCCTGGCGACGCCATGGACAAAAACCTGTACGACCTGCCGCCGGAAGAAGAAGCCGAGATCCCAAAAGTGGCCGGCTCGCTGGACGAAGCAATGGCCGCACTGAACGAAGACCGCGAGTTCCTGACCCGCGGCGGCGTGTTCACCGACGATGCGATCGATGCCTACATCGAACTGCGCAAAGAAGAGATGGACCGCGTTCGCATGACGCCACACCCGGTTGAGTTCGAACTGTACTACAGCGTCTAA
- the glnL gene encoding nitrogen regulation protein NR(II), with amino-acid sequence MATGKLPDAGQILNSLINSILLLDDSLAVHYANPAAQQLLAQSSRKLFGTPLPDLLGYFSLNVSLMRESLRAGQGFTDNEVTLVVDGRAHILSLTAQALPEGYILVELAPMDNQRRLSQEQLQHAQQVAARDLVRGLAHEIKNPLGGLRGAAQLLAKALPDPALTEYTKVIIEQADRLRNLVDRLLGPQRPGQHITQSIHQVAERVCQLVSLEMPDNVTLVRDYDPSLPEMAHDPDQIEQVLLNITRNALQALGEAGGTITLRTRTAFQITLHGTRYRLAARIDVEDDGPGVPAQLQDTLFYPMVSGREGGTGLGLSIARNLIDQHCGKIEFNSWPGHTEFSVYLPIRQ; translated from the coding sequence ATGGCAACTGGCAAGCTGCCCGATGCTGGGCAGATCCTCAATTCACTCATCAACAGCATCCTGCTGTTGGATGACTCACTGGCGGTTCACTACGCCAACCCGGCGGCACAGCAGCTGCTGGCGCAAAGCTCCCGCAAGCTGTTCGGCACGCCGCTGCCCGATTTGCTCGGTTATTTTTCGCTGAACGTCTCTTTGATGCGCGAAAGCCTGCGCGCCGGTCAGGGCTTCACCGACAACGAAGTGACCCTGGTAGTCGATGGCCGCGCGCATATCCTTTCCCTGACCGCTCAGGCGCTGCCGGAAGGTTATATCCTCGTCGAGCTGGCGCCGATGGACAATCAGCGCCGCCTGAGCCAGGAACAGCTGCAGCATGCCCAACAGGTGGCGGCTCGCGATCTGGTGCGCGGTTTGGCGCACGAGATTAAGAATCCGCTGGGCGGCCTGCGCGGCGCGGCGCAGCTGCTGGCCAAGGCACTGCCCGATCCGGCGCTGACCGAATACACCAAGGTGATCATTGAGCAGGCCGATCGGTTGCGCAATCTGGTGGATCGCCTGCTCGGCCCACAGCGGCCCGGCCAGCACATTACCCAGAGCATTCATCAGGTCGCGGAGCGCGTCTGCCAGCTGGTGTCGCTGGAAATGCCGGATAACGTCACGCTGGTGCGCGACTACGATCCGAGCCTGCCGGAAATGGCCCACGACCCGGATCAGATTGAACAGGTGCTGCTGAACATCACCCGCAACGCGCTGCAGGCGCTGGGCGAAGCGGGCGGCACCATCACGCTGCGCACCCGCACCGCGTTTCAGATTACGTTGCACGGCACCCGCTACCGCCTGGCGGCGCGCATCGACGTCGAAGACGACGGCCCCGGCGTACCGGCGCAGCTGCAGGACACGCTGTTCTACCCGATGGTCAGCGGCCGTGAAGGCGGTACCGGCCTGGGATTATCCATCGCCCGCAATCTTATCGATCAGCATTGCGGAAAAATTGAATTCAACAGTTGGCCAGGTCATACCGAATTCTCGGTCTACCTGCCCATTCGTCAGTGA
- the glnG gene encoding nitrogen regulation protein NR(I), with translation MQRGIVWIVDDDSSIRWVLERALTGAGLSCATFEGGNDVLEALATQTPDVLLSDIRMPGIDGLALLKQIKQRHPMLPVIIMTAHSDLDAAVSAYQQGAFDYLPKPFDIDEAVALVERAISHYQEQQQPVRSQPASDPAADIIGEAPAMQDVFRIIGRLSRSSISVLINGESGTGKELVAHALHRHSPRAKSPFIALNMAAIPKDLIESELFGHEKGAFTGANQIRQGRFEQADGGTLFLDEIGDMPLDVQTRLLRVLADGQFYRVGGYAPVKVDVRIIAATHQNLELRVQEGKFREDLFHRLNVIRVHLPPLRERREDIPRLARHFLQIAAKELGVEAKNLHPETETALTRLPWPGNVRQLENTCRWLTVMAAGQEVLIQDLPGELFETAAPESPSHSLPDSWATLLAQWADRALRSGHQNLLSEAQPEMERTLLTTALRHTQGHKQEAARLLGWGRNTLTRKLKELGME, from the coding sequence ATGCAACGAGGGATAGTCTGGATCGTCGATGACGATAGCTCCATCCGCTGGGTGCTTGAGCGTGCGCTCACCGGCGCGGGCCTGAGCTGCGCCACCTTCGAAGGCGGCAATGACGTGCTGGAAGCCTTGGCCACGCAAACCCCCGACGTGCTGCTGTCCGATATCCGCATGCCGGGTATAGACGGCCTGGCGCTGCTCAAGCAGATCAAACAGCGCCATCCGATGCTGCCGGTGATCATCATGACCGCGCATTCGGATTTGGACGCCGCCGTCAGCGCCTATCAGCAAGGGGCCTTCGACTACCTGCCGAAGCCGTTCGACATCGACGAAGCGGTGGCGCTGGTCGAGCGCGCCATCAGCCATTATCAGGAGCAGCAGCAGCCGGTGCGCAGCCAGCCGGCCAGCGATCCGGCGGCGGACATCATCGGCGAAGCGCCGGCGATGCAGGACGTGTTTCGCATCATCGGCCGGCTGTCGCGTTCGTCGATCAGCGTGTTGATCAACGGCGAATCCGGCACCGGCAAGGAATTGGTGGCGCATGCGCTGCACCGCCACAGCCCGCGCGCCAAGTCGCCGTTCATCGCCCTGAACATGGCCGCCATCCCCAAGGATCTGATCGAGTCGGAGCTGTTCGGCCACGAGAAAGGCGCCTTCACCGGCGCGAACCAAATCCGTCAGGGCCGCTTTGAACAGGCCGACGGCGGCACGCTGTTCCTCGACGAGATCGGCGATATGCCGCTCGACGTGCAAACGCGCCTGCTGCGGGTGCTGGCGGACGGCCAGTTCTACCGGGTCGGCGGCTATGCGCCGGTGAAGGTCGACGTGCGCATCATCGCCGCCACGCACCAGAACCTGGAGCTGCGGGTGCAGGAAGGCAAGTTCCGCGAGGATCTGTTCCACCGCCTGAACGTGATCCGCGTACACCTGCCGCCGCTGCGCGAGCGCCGTGAAGACATCCCGCGGCTGGCGCGCCACTTCCTGCAGATCGCCGCCAAAGAGTTAGGCGTCGAGGCCAAGAACCTGCACCCGGAAACCGAAACCGCGCTGACCCGCCTGCCCTGGCCGGGCAACGTGCGCCAGCTGGAGAACACCTGCCGCTGGCTGACGGTGATGGCCGCCGGGCAGGAAGTGCTGATCCAGGATCTGCCGGGTGAGCTGTTCGAAACCGCCGCGCCGGAAAGCCCCAGCCACAGTTTGCCGGACAGTTGGGCCACGCTGCTGGCGCAGTGGGCCGATCGCGCGCTGCGTTCCGGTCATCAAAACCTGCTGTCGGAAGCGCAGCCGGAAATGGAGCGCACGCTGCTCACCACCGCGCTGCGCCACACTCAGGGGCACAAACAGGAAGCCGCGCGCCTGCTGGGCTGGGGGCGCAATACCCTGACCCGCAAGCTCAAAGAGCTGGGCATGGAATAG
- a CDS encoding YshB family small membrane protein, with amino-acid sequence MLDSFIVFISQGAELGSAASHTPQATVAAVLCAALINFFS; translated from the coding sequence ATGCTGGACTCTTTCATCGTATTCATTTCTCAGGGCGCGGAGCTGGGCTCCGCTGCCAGTCACACCCCGCAGGCGACGGTTGCCGCGGTGTTGTGCGCCGCGCTGATTAACTTCTTCAGTTAA
- the hemN gene encoding oxygen-independent coproporphyrinogen III oxidase, with translation MSEQTIVWDLALIQKYNYSGPRYTSYPTALEFNQRYDEAAFQRAAARYPERPLSLYVHIPFCHKLCYFCGCNKLVTRQTHKADEYLNVLAQEIASRAPLFAGRKVGQMHWGGGTPTYLDKAQISRLVALLREHFDFLPDAEMSIEVDPREIELDVLDHLRAEGFNRLSMGVQDFNKQVQQLVNREQDEAFIFALIERAKALGFRSTNIDLIYGLPKQTPESFAFTLQRVAELNPDRLSVFNYAHMPNLFAAQRKIKDADLPGAQQKLDILQQSIAFLTGAGYQFIGMDHFARPDDELAIAQREGKLHRNFQGYTTQGDSDLLGLGVSAISMLGDSYAQNQKELKHYYDSVQAQGNALWRGLALTDDDCLRRDLIKTLICNFRLAYQPLERQYGIDFTAYFAEDLQLLAPFERDGLVERDEQGIRVTPRGRLLIRNICMCFDRYLRQQARSQQFSRVI, from the coding sequence ATGTCAGAGCAGACGATTGTCTGGGATTTGGCCCTGATCCAAAAATATAACTACTCAGGGCCGCGTTATACCTCATACCCCACGGCGCTGGAGTTTAACCAGCGCTACGACGAAGCGGCGTTTCAACGCGCCGCTGCGCGCTACCCTGAGCGGCCGCTGTCGCTGTACGTGCATATCCCTTTCTGCCATAAGCTGTGCTACTTCTGCGGCTGCAACAAGCTGGTGACGCGCCAGACGCACAAGGCCGACGAATACCTGAACGTTTTGGCGCAAGAGATCGCCAGCCGTGCGCCGCTGTTCGCCGGCCGTAAGGTCGGCCAGATGCACTGGGGCGGCGGTACGCCGACCTACCTGGATAAAGCGCAAATCAGCCGGCTGGTGGCGTTGCTGCGCGAACACTTTGATTTCCTGCCCGATGCGGAGATGTCGATCGAGGTCGATCCGCGCGAGATAGAGCTGGATGTGCTCGATCATTTACGTGCAGAAGGCTTTAACCGTCTGAGCATGGGGGTGCAGGATTTCAACAAGCAGGTGCAGCAGTTGGTCAACCGCGAGCAGGACGAGGCCTTTATCTTCGCCCTGATTGAGCGGGCCAAAGCGCTGGGCTTCCGCTCGACCAATATCGATCTGATCTACGGTCTGCCGAAACAGACGCCGGAAAGCTTCGCTTTCACGCTGCAGCGGGTGGCTGAGCTGAATCCCGATCGCCTCAGCGTGTTCAACTACGCGCATATGCCGAACTTGTTCGCCGCCCAGCGCAAAATCAAAGACGCCGATCTGCCGGGCGCGCAGCAGAAGCTGGATATCCTGCAGCAGAGCATCGCTTTCTTGACCGGCGCCGGCTATCAGTTCATCGGCATGGATCACTTTGCGCGCCCGGACGACGAGCTGGCAATCGCCCAACGCGAAGGCAAGCTGCACCGCAATTTCCAGGGCTACACCACCCAGGGCGACAGCGATCTGCTGGGGCTGGGCGTGTCGGCCATCAGCATGCTAGGCGACAGCTATGCGCAGAACCAGAAAGAGCTGAAGCATTACTATGACAGCGTACAGGCGCAGGGTAATGCGCTGTGGCGCGGGCTGGCGTTGACGGACGACGATTGCCTGCGGCGCGATCTGATCAAAACCCTGATCTGCAATTTCCGGTTGGCGTATCAGCCGCTCGAACGGCAATACGGCATCGACTTTACCGCTTACTTCGCCGAAGACCTGCAGCTGCTGGCGCCGTTTGAACGCGATGGGCTGGTGGAGCGGGACGAGCAGGGCATCCGCGTCACGCCGCGCGGGCGCTTGCTGATCCGCAATATCTGCATGTGTTTTGACCGCTATCTGCGGCAACAGGCGCGCAGCCAGCAATTCTCACGGGTGATTTGA
- the yihI gene encoding Der GTPase-activating protein YihI, translating into MNQPSKAPRGSAAKSKTKKKSRMELDQEARERKRLKKRRGLASGSRTQVESGSQKNKSAAAAKDPRIGSKVPVALVVDETKVKAKPQPKPKAEAKPRLSPEEELAKLENDERLNALLDRIDDGETLNAEEQAYVDKTLDRIDVLMDVLGIELGEDDDEEEEKQEDILKLLKGGNPKDAF; encoded by the coding sequence ATGAACCAGCCATCAAAAGCACCTCGCGGCAGCGCGGCGAAGTCAAAAACGAAAAAGAAAAGCCGTATGGAGCTCGATCAGGAAGCGCGCGAGCGCAAACGCCTGAAAAAGCGCCGTGGCCTCGCTTCCGGTTCGCGCACCCAGGTCGAGTCCGGCAGCCAGAAAAACAAATCGGCGGCGGCAGCCAAAGATCCGCGTATCGGCAGTAAAGTGCCGGTTGCGCTGGTGGTCGACGAGACCAAAGTGAAGGCCAAACCGCAGCCGAAACCAAAGGCCGAAGCGAAACCGCGCCTGTCGCCGGAAGAAGAGCTGGCGAAGCTGGAAAATGACGAGCGCCTGAACGCGCTGCTGGATCGCATCGACGACGGCGAAACGCTGAACGCGGAAGAGCAAGCGTATGTCGACAAGACGCTGGATCGCATCGATGTGCTGATGGACGTGCTGGGCATCGAACTGGGCGAAGACGACGACGAAGAAGAAGAGAAGCAGGAAGATATTCTGAAGCTGCTGAAAGGCGGCAATCCGAAAGACGCCTTTTAA